A genomic region of Planococcus kocurii contains the following coding sequences:
- the noc gene encoding nucleoid occlusion protein, with the protein MKSPFSRFFGGGDKANETAKKEAVEHKSSEEVLKLPLDKIHANKFQPRTIFDQEKIEELARTIHVHGVIQPIVVRKSEVEGEYEIIAGERRFRAMKSLEWTEVPAIIRNLSDKETASIALIENLQREELTSIEEAHAYRNLLDIQEITQEALAQRLGKGQSTVANKLRLLKLPEEIQTALLKRLLTERHARALLQVKDAEQQKKLFDETIEESLNVKQLEIKVSKLLSNEPKKSKARRKAISRDMRIAMNTIKESLSMVTKSGIDLTTEEEEYEEYYQITVKIPKKKS; encoded by the coding sequence GTGAAAAGTCCTTTTTCACGTTTCTTCGGAGGCGGCGATAAAGCAAATGAGACAGCAAAAAAAGAAGCGGTAGAACACAAGTCTTCAGAAGAAGTACTCAAATTACCGCTCGACAAAATACATGCAAATAAATTTCAGCCAAGAACAATTTTTGATCAAGAAAAAATTGAAGAACTTGCACGGACAATTCATGTTCATGGAGTGATTCAACCAATCGTAGTTAGGAAGTCTGAAGTTGAAGGAGAGTATGAAATCATTGCAGGAGAACGTCGTTTTCGTGCAATGAAATCACTCGAATGGACAGAAGTGCCAGCCATCATCCGGAATTTGAGTGACAAAGAAACTGCGTCTATAGCTTTGATTGAAAATCTTCAGCGTGAAGAGCTTACCTCGATAGAAGAGGCACATGCTTATCGTAATTTACTTGATATACAAGAAATTACGCAGGAAGCTTTGGCGCAGCGTCTAGGTAAAGGACAGTCGACAGTTGCCAACAAGCTACGGTTACTAAAGTTGCCTGAAGAAATTCAAACGGCATTGTTAAAGCGATTACTAACAGAACGACATGCTAGAGCATTGTTACAAGTAAAAGATGCAGAGCAGCAAAAAAAGCTGTTTGATGAAACGATTGAAGAAAGTTTAAATGTAAAGCAATTAGAGATAAAAGTCAGTAAGTTGCTTTCAAATGAGCCAAAAAAATCAAAGGCCCGAAGAAAAGCAATTAGCAGAGATATGCGAATTGCAATGAACACGATTAAAGAATCACTGAGTATGGTTACTAAAAGCGGCATTGATTTAACAACAGAAGAAGAAGAATACGAAGAATATTATCAAATCACAGTAAAAATTCCGAAAAAAAAATCATGA
- a CDS encoding ParA family protein, translating into MGRTIAIANQKGGVGKTTSSVNLSACLAYLGKKVLLIDVDPQGNATSGVGVNKGDVDKCIYEVLIDDIDVKSTIMETKVENLHVVPATISLAGAEIELVSTISREARLKNALEEVKDMYDYIIIDCPPSLGLLTLNSLTASDAIIIPVQCEYYALEGLSQLLSTIRLVQKHLNHDLMIDGVLLTMYDARTNLGMQVIDEVKKYFQDKVYKTIIPRNVRLSEAPSHGEPIIIYDPKSRGAEVYLELAKEVIDNG; encoded by the coding sequence GTGGGTAGAACTATTGCGATCGCCAATCAAAAGGGCGGCGTAGGAAAAACAACGTCTTCAGTAAATTTAAGTGCCTGCCTTGCATATTTAGGCAAAAAAGTTCTTTTAATAGATGTAGATCCTCAAGGAAATGCGACCAGTGGGGTAGGAGTCAACAAAGGCGACGTGGATAAATGCATTTACGAAGTGTTAATTGACGATATAGATGTGAAAAGCACAATAATGGAAACAAAAGTGGAGAATCTACATGTAGTTCCGGCGACAATTTCTCTTGCTGGAGCTGAAATTGAATTAGTTTCTACCATTTCAAGAGAAGCTCGCTTGAAAAATGCACTGGAAGAAGTCAAAGATATGTACGATTACATAATCATCGATTGTCCACCTTCATTGGGATTACTAACTTTAAACTCTTTAACAGCATCTGATGCAATTATTATTCCGGTACAGTGTGAATACTATGCATTAGAAGGGTTGAGCCAATTATTGAGCACAATTCGCTTAGTGCAAAAACATTTAAATCACGATTTGATGATTGATGGTGTCTTATTGACCATGTACGATGCACGAACAAACCTAGGGATGCAAGTAATTGATGAAGTGAAAAAATACTTCCAAGATAAAGTTTATAAAACAATTATTCCTAGAAACGTAAGATTGAGTGAAGCACCGAGCCACGGAGAGCCAATTATTATCTATGATCCAAAATCCAGAGGCGCAGAAGTGTATTTAGAATTGGCGAAGGAAGTGATTGATAATGGCTAA